AATTAGAAACGaactatttaatctttttaacaaATTAGCTTGAAATGAATTAAACGACATTTCATATACATTACAATTTCTTTGaagcagtatttaaaaaaaactttatggtTATTCTCCATGTATAAGTTTTTCAAACTGAACAAAAAaccaatatgaaatatttatattttcaaacttgaAGAAACGTAGGCTTTAGATTTATTACAAACGAATATTGTTAGTGATGAGATGTCGTAATTGAGCTAAGGAATATTTTCTATTCAAAGCCACTTGCACGGAAAACAATCATTATAGCTGCATTACAATATGCGAAaagtaatactttaaaatgtataagttatGTTAGTTACTTAACTAATTATtaactaaagttatttttaaccCCATTTCTTTTAACTACatagttaataacaataaaatcgtttgaaactaaaatatgacAATTTTTCATTTCTAGAACCCTCACTGCAGGATGTAAAACAATACATggtacaaaattacaaatttgaagtaaaatattcagttaaatattagccgttaataattaattcttcatTGTCTATTACTATACGACATAGACACAAACGTACCAAGAATTCAAATTGTGCAAAGCAGTCAGATGAAAATTCGATAAGGTATGTTCCGGGTTTAATCTATATTTACAAAGTTGTCTGGGAGGGCCAGCAGTGAAAGGAAAGCAATACTGCCGATATTCCATATCTCCCGCGCTATTGCCTTCTACTCCAGTGCTCCCACATCTCTATATTTTCATTGACGTGGTCACGAAGTCAGGTGATGTCTTCATTCTTACCTCTAGAACCATATATGTTACCTAAACGAATCACTCATTTATCCTAGATCGTGAAGCCTTTGATGTGTTGTTATTAATTAACTCTCTACTTGTAAGCGCCAAATTGGCATATGTCTTACTGCCTTGTGCACACCTGAAGAAGGGGGTGGATTTCAATCATCGAAATTTAGTGTTAACAAATGTTCACAGAGTTTTCATACACACATGTGTATTATCTTACTTCTCCACGCTTAAACCAATTTTGGTAgatatctatatttaaaattctgtattatactaacaattaattagtttcattCTTTGTTCCTTAAGATAGTAGTTgattatgtaacaataaatttaaaggtaGAGGGGTTAATCAAAATGAAGAGTATACATTTTGTTAGCGATTCTAGAAAGAATATCCGCTGTATTCCTTAATCCTCTTGCatcattatacatatttataattccGTTTCTGGAATTTGttcatgtaaataaacaatattcattcatattttaacctattttcttaattatttaatccTTACACAACTTCAATGCTAAATTCTTACGTTATCAAAAACTGTTCTGTTCTATCGAAATACTCACATTTTAACACCATTTTATTGCAGTGCAAGAATGAGGCATTAAAATACATCTTAAGATCATTTACGCTTCGAAGGTACTCGTATATGTTTTTGAGACACAAACGACATTGAATTCCAGCCAGTGATAGCTATATCACGGGTCTGGTGCAGTAGAACATGTAGTGAAGATCTTTCGAGAATGAGCCTTTGAAATGACAAAAtccataaatgcatttaaaaccattaaaaaattcacaaaaaatattactacCGACTTTGGTAGGCCTACCCATAAAATTGTATCCTTTAGTACTAACTTTAATATCCCTTTAGCATAAGCTTCCGTACTGGAAACAGTTATGTACGCACTAATGCTTCACTGTCACATCTTTAACAGTGTTACTCAAATAATGAAGTATTTTAAGAAAGTTCGTCTATCACTTTATAAGCCAGTGCTgttatattataagaatatatcGGTATGCTTTTGTAACTGCCTCAATATAATAATGCATATTCCGAGGGTTTTTGGTCTGTGGTGTAGGACCAGCTGGTTGGACTTATCTAAAGCCTTTTCCCGTATTAAAACTgtgcttattttaaaatgaaagggTGCTTGATCATCACACATCGCAGCTTGGAGCATCCAATTCTAATTTATCTGTTATTGaactatttaagtttaaaagttttcaattttcaataagAAAACATTTGCCCAAACGAATAGACAATCATATAactgtaatgtttgtaaataaactcgtgtaagcatatatttatatgtaaatcaCAAAGTGTTTAAGTAACAAGGATTTTGCCATTTTAATCCTTCCAGCTTGGGTGAAACATAAACGAtcttaaatagttaattttcacCGTGAAcattttcttataagaatgcaaATTCTACAAAAAGCTgaattcattatattaatttataattatttttatagtgattAACCATACATGATATAATATAACAGGGATCAATCCACAAATTGAAAATCTAAGATATGTTCACCTCAATGACAATTCGGAATTGACTTTATACAATAGTACCAGATAAATGGAAGGTTATCTTTCTAATCCAGCTCTCCTACATAAGTTTCATAGGTCAATGtttatcaatacaattaatttattataaacaagtttcatttagcaCATGTGTACTGTATAGAAAATTCAAAGACGACATAAGCATAAGAGGAACAAACAAGTAAGCATTGTTTATACAACAATACACCAACAATACTGTGGAGACACGTGAACCGCATTGTAGCGCTGACGTGCTCTATTCATCCTCTATCATCTTGAGGTACAGTTGTGTTAGTAACAAGCAAACAAGCAGATGACATACAGCCAACCTTGTCTACACCGTACATCTAATACAAGCAAGGTTAATGCGACATAAGCACACGAGGAACAAAcaagtaaacattgtttatacaaCAATACTGTGGAGACACCGCATTGTAGCGCTGACGTGCTCTATTCATCCTCCATCATCTTGAGATACAGTCGTGTTAATAACAAGCAAACAAGCAGATGATATACAGCCAACCTTGTCTACACCGTACATCTAATACAAGCAAGGTTAATGCGACATAAGCACACGAGGAACAAACAAGTAAGCATTGTTTATACAACAATACTGTGGAGACACCGCATTGTAGCACTGACGTGCTCTATTCATCCTCTATCATCTTGAGGTACAGTTGTGTTAATAACAAGCAAACAAGCAGATGATATACAGCCAACCTTGTCTACACCGTACATCTAATACAAGCAAGGTTAATGCGACATAAGCACACGAGGAACAAACAAGTAAGCATTGTTTATACAACAATACTGTGGAGACACCGCATTGTAGCGCTGACGTGCTCTATTCATCCTCTATCATCTTGAGGTACAGTTGTGTTAATAACAAGCAAACAAGCAGATGATATACAGCCAACCTTGTCTACACCGTACATCTAATATAAGCAAGGTTAATGCGACATAAGCACACGAGGAACAAACAAGTAAGCATTGTTTATACAACAATACTGTGGAGACACCGCATTGTAGCGCTGACGTGCTCTATTCATCCTCCATCATCTTGAGGTACAGTTGTGTTAGTAACAAGCAAACAAGCAGATGATATACAGCCAACCTTGTCTACACCGTACATCTAATATAAGCAAGGTTAATGCGACATAAGCACACGAGGAACAAACAAGTAAGCATTGTTTATACAACAATACTATGGAGACACCGCATTGTAGCGCTGACGTGCTCTATTCATCCTCTATCATCTTGAGGTACAGTTGTGTTAATAACAAGCAAACAAGCAGATGATATACAGCCAACCTTGTCTACACCGTACATCTAATACAAGCAAGGTTAATGCGACATAAGCACACGAGGAACAAACAAGTAAGCATTGTTTATACAACAATACTGTGGAGACACCGCATTGTAGCGCTGACGTGCTCTATTCATCCTCTATCATCTTGAGGTACAGTTGTGTTAATAACAAGCAAACAAGCAGATGATATACAGCCAACCTTGTCTACACCGTACATCTAATATAAGCAAGGTTAATGCGACATAAGCACACGAGGAACAAACAAGTAAGCATTGTTTATACAACAATACTGTGGAGACACCGCATTGTAGCGCTGACGTGCTCTATTCATCCTCCATCATCTTGAGGTACAGTTGTGTTAGTAACAAGCAAACAAGCAGATGATATACAGCCAACCTTGTCTACACCGTACATCTAATATAAGCAAGGTTAATGCGACATAAGCACACGAGGAACAAACAAGTAAGCATTGTTTATACAACAATACTGTGGAGACACCGCATTGTAGCGCTGACGTGCTCTATTCATCCTCTATCATCTTGAGGTACAGTTGTGTTAATAACAAGCAAACAAGCAGATGATATACAGCCAACCTTGTCTACACCGTACATCTAATATAAGCAAGGTTAATGCGACATAAGCACACGAGGAACAAACAAGTAAGCATTGTTTATACAACAATACTGTGGAGACACCGCATTGTAGCGCTGACGTGCTCTATTCATCCTCCATCATCTTGAGGTACAGTTGTGTTAGTAACAAGCAAACAAGCAGATGATATACAGCCAACCTTGTCTACACCGTACATCTAATATAAGCAAGGTTAATGCGACATAAGCACACGAGGAACAAACAAGTAAGCATTGTTTATACAACAATACTGTGGAGACACCGCATTGTAGCGCTGACGTGCTCTATTCATCCTCTATCATCTTGAGGTACAGTTGTGTTAATAACAAGCAAACAAGCAGATGATATACAGCCAACCTTGTCTACACCGTACATCTAATACAAGCAAGGTTAATGCGACATAAGCACACGAGGAACAAACAAGTAAGCATTGTTTATACAACAATACTGTGGAGACACCGCATTGTGCGCATTGTAGCGCTGACGTGCTCTATTCATCCTCCATCATCTTGAGGTACAGTTGTGTTAGTAACAAGCAAACAAGCAGATGATATACAGCCAACCTTGTCTACACCGTACATCTAATATAAGCAAGGTTAATGCGACATAAGCACACGAGGAACAAACAAGTAAGCATTGTTTATACAACAATACTGTGGAGACACCGCATTGTAGCGCTGACGTGCTCTATTCATCCTCCATCATCTTGAGGTACAGTTGTGTTAGTAACAAGCAAACAAGCAGATTATATACAGTCAACCTTGTCTACACCGTACACCTAATACAAGCAAGGTTAATGCGACATAAGCACACGAGGAACAAACAAGTAAGCATTGTTTATACAACAATACACCAACAATACTGTGGAGACACGTGAACCGCATTGTAGCGCTGACGTGCTCTATTCATCCTCCATAATCTTGAGGTACAGTCGTGTTAGTAACAAGCAAACAATCAGATTATATACAGCCAACCTTGTCTACACCGTACATCTAATACAAGCAAGGTTAATGCGACATAAGCACACGAGGAACAAACAAGTAAGCATTGTTTATACAACAATACACCAATAATACTGTGGAGACACGTGAACCGCACTGTAGCGGTGACGTGCGCTATTCACCCTCCATCATCTTGAGATACAGTTGTGTTAGTAACAAGCAGATGATGTACATCCAACTTTGTCCACACCGTACATCTAATACAGGCTATTTGAATGACGCAATAGCAGGAGTAGAGGAGAAACTAACGTCATTCATATATAATGacattaaaagtagaaaataatcaattcattgcaacgtttgaatttttatcttttctactatagaatgttttataaatatttctgacCTAACTAAAAAAATACTAGTTCATCACTTAATAAAATAACGTGAATTTACTTTTGAATTCATTGCTCAAACCACTTGTGATaatagtaaagaaatatttctgtGTAAATAAGTCAGTACGGTACTTCTCAATGTTAACCACTAAATCTTTAGTCTCGACTCTGAATGTAGTACTTACTAGCTGTGACCCACGGCTTTGACCGTAATCTTTTACTGAATGACAGGGACGTCATGGACATATCATTTTTAAACATCATATCAAGCCTCCTGAGATAATTGTCATTCTTAGAAAGTATGGATAGCTGTAAACTTTATACAATACTGTGTATAATCCCTTTCAGGTGTGTTATCATATTTCAGTGTTTAGTTCAATTCAGTTGGTTagttcatatatattatatataatatatatatatatatatatatatatatatatatatatatatatatatatataattgtatgtaaaaatcaGTATCGCATCTCTCATCAGTGCAAAACGTTCTCACTTCCCCGTCAATTGTTTTTCCGACCTTCGGATAAATTGCAGTTTGTGTCTGCATTATTGCTTTGCGATTCTATTTCCCGTCCAAACTCTGAAATCTATAAACGTGacacaaaatataaaacctttaGGCATAAGATTAAGCACACACATAAAATTAGACTACATTTTTTATGCCTGAAGAAggtttcaatccttgaaacgtagtgcTCTATTTCAACATTTAGCGATTGGAGATAACGAAATCTTATtgtattttctgttaaaataaaaactagctCAGTATCTACCATTTTACTGACAATACACTAAACTAACCCTAGAAAGATAATTGATCGTGACAGGAAGGTGAATTCCTAGGATGAAGAAAACAAGTTCTAAACAAACTATTTGTATATGTACAATTTTGAAACCCCGTTTAGAACGTTTTCTACCACCTCCCGGACTATTACTATGATGGTGAGTTGAATAACCAATCAGAATTGggaaattactaataaaattcacAACATGTTCGAAAATAATTCACAGATTTTGTTAAAGAAATCATAGGTTAAACAACTACTACCCGTGCTCTCTGGAATAcgagaaagattttcaaatgaaCACTCTTTATAAAGGTGCTTGACCGAGTTACAAATCACAGCGAGCACTCTTACAAACTCTGGGAGTATCAGCCAACACAAACAAAACTGATTTTACCGTACCTCGCTTCTACTGTGCATCTAAAACTTAACATTAATTCACCTTTGTTATATTCGAATAGTAATTAACCTGTTTTGTGAACAAGAGCTATTAGTCCCTTAATATTCTCACTCAATCCGCATTATTTGCACTGTAACCAACATTGCGACAGTGGTTATTAACAGCTGGCGTATTTGTGCTTAGAATAATGTTATACTGTGCTGGTAAATACGCCCACTGGCTACGAGGTTTTATAGCATCGATTTAATATTCCTTGAGAGACACACAGCCACCAAAGAATAAAgcgatacaacggagtatcgaaggactGACAGATCGTAACAAAAGAGTTactgtacagacagacagaatgaCCGACTGCCCTTTGTCCTTTCATCCCAAAattaatagagttcttccttgaaccaagcTGAACTTGTGCATCAAATTTCAAGTATCTAGGAACTTTCTAACAAGAGTTACCGCACAGAGTTACCGTATGTGAGGACAGACATACGGACAGACAACTCTTCGACATGTCAATGAAACGTTAATAGAGGTTAGAGTATTTCTTTTACCAAGCGGAACCTACGTACTAAATATCAAGTGTCTGGGACATTCCTATCAAGGGAGTTATCGGATCCCCCAAGCGGATGGACGAAtaattacacaactttagaaGGGTATAATTAGTACTTGGCAATTAGCTGCTACTACTCATGTTTCCGACTCCAAAAAACTACAAACTGCGGTGATAACTATAGGCTATTTTGTGAACCAGCAATATCCGATATATCAAGTAGTACAGAACTCTCGGCGACACGACAATAACTAATAGTAATTCATTATGAACTCTCAATTTACGGTTGCTTAAGTGATATTTACCTGTTATTCATTCAGCCGAGTTGCCAAGGTGATAACACTAACTCGTGTGTTGGTGTGCAGAAGTATTAGCCTATATACAGCAGACGATTACTCTACAGCAGTGCGACATTTACTGGATTTGCTCTTATCGTCTTCTTCAAGTCACAAAGGTAATATTTATCTGATGTGCAGCAATCCCTGATAGACGATCTGCGGCTCTCTGCAGCCCGAGAACAACTGGAAGTGCTTTATTCTGACCTCGCTCATCTTCGGTTGCCTCGGTGCTTTAGTCTCATGTCGTCTAATGTAAGTCACTATAGTAATAACTCTCTGATGTGCAGCAATAACCGATAGAGCAGACGGTCTGCGGCTCTCTGCAGCCCGAGAACAACTGAAAGTGCTTTATTCTGACCTCGCTCATCTTCGGTTGCCTCGGTGCTTTAGTCTCATGTCGTCTAATGTAAGTCACCTTAGTAATAACTCTCTGATGTGCAGCAATACCCGATAGAGCAGACGGTCTGCGGCTCTCTGCAGCCCGAGAACAACTGAAAGTGCTTTATTCTGACCTCGCTCATCTTCGGTTGCCTCGGTGCTTTAGTCTCATGTCGTCTAATGTAAGTCACTATAGTAATAACTCTCTGATGTGCAGCAATACCCGATAGAGCAGACGATCTGCGGCTCTCTGCAGCCCGAGAACAACTGGAAGTGCTTTATTCTGACCTCGCTCACCTTCGGTTGCCTCGGTGCTTTATTCTCATGTCGTCTAATGTAAGTTACTATAGTAACAACTCTCTGATTTGCAGCAATACCCGATCGAGCAGACGATCTGCGGCACTCTGCAGCGCGAGAACAACTGGAAGTGCTTTATTCTGACCTCGCTCATCTTCGGTTGTCTCGGTGCTGTCACCTGGTGTCGCCTCACTCAAGTTACCAAGGTGAGATAATCAGTTATCTTCTTAAAATTATAGAGTGAAATTTTTCCCTCGgcttaatgtttaatgtttatagaTATAATCCTGGTAATGAGTCTAGTAGTCGATTTACTGGAAGTCATGATGTGGAGGAGAATAATATAGCACATATGTGCTCCCCTTACATTTTTACGCATTTAAGCATTTATATACTTCGTATATACAGTACAGAGAATACGCTAAAGTGAATATAATTTTCTCGTTTGCTTGATTTTTCAATAACTAATCTAAATTAAATGTCTCTAAATAATATGCGACACTTCACTACCAACGTTGtgttaaatttcatacaatttgtTCTAATCACAATGatctatttttttatgtttatattttatatgtctaTCTCGCTTTCTTTGGCATATACATATTACTTTCAGTCAATCCAGGCtacagaaatattattgatacaaGACTGTATATGAAGTGTTTGGATCGATAATGTTATTgcagaatgtaataaaaatctacAATTAGCGTATAGCCTACTATTGATGTTTTGGAATGCGGTTTATCTACTACGTAACGTGGGAGTATATAGGTTATCTAAACTAGTGAAATGGCTTTATTTAGTGTTACACGCATAGATGTAAATATATGTGATTAGTTGAGGCAATTGCACAATAGCAACAAAGAGACAAGCAAGATCCTACAAAGAGATACATTTCAAATATACTCTTATCCATAAGTGCATAACTGTTGagatcattatatttttgttattaattttagaacatttcCAAGTACATTTAGATTTGTCTGTGGCTTgctagaaaacagaataaaaattctGTAAGATCGTTGTTTAAACAGATTATATTGCACGTAATTTATATAAACGTAAATTGTATGCATTTTCTTTGTCTATTTAGTTCTATACTCCGCATCTAATTTGTGCAGGTGGTGATAAATCTGTCACTGTACCCGATCAAGCGAGACAGACAGATGTCGCCGTGCGACGAGGGATACATCTACATCCCCATCGCCTTCATGTGCATGTTGTACCTACTCTACCTGGTGGAGTGTTGGCATTGCACGGCCCGCGTAGAACTGGGCTGTCTTGTAGACGTCACCTCCGTGCTCGACCGTGTTCAGCAGATGAGAGACGCACTTCCAATCCTCTGGTATGAagagtaaaactttaaaagttacgattttatattttgtatgtcaCTTTTATTTCAAATAGACATAGGTTTGTTAAAGGCAGTACACATAAGCTGATAAAACAAACCTTTAGGACTTATTCCACACGTTTATGCTTTAGATTTTAGAACAATTTCAATgacaaaaagttttgtttttatatctctGAAATACGTTATATAGGTTTTGTTGCACACGATCAGATACACGTTGTATGATAATTGCTTCATAATATTTCTACATAGTactcataacaaaatatttgatctTAGTTGTTGGCTATATTTGTACAGGTGGAAGGCAGTCTGCTACCACTACGTGCGTCGTAAGCGGCAAGTGACGCGGTATCGTAACGGTGACGCCTACACTTCCACGCAAGTCTACTACGAGCGAGTCAACTCACACGCGGCCGGCACTTCGTTTGTTTTTGCTTACTGTGGGGTCAGAGACATTTCTCGCAAACTGATCTTAAATGAGGCAAACGGTCAGATCACCAAAATACGCTTCAGTAAAggtaatttgatttttaattaatttatttattacgataAAAACGGTTGTAAATCTAATTTATGTTGCCGATCACACACATGAAAAAGAAAAGGATGACAGTAAAAGAAAGAATGGAAAAGAGAAAAAGGACTACTGGGGCCAGCATACTagccatttattatttaaatcactctCACATTTAGGTACACTGCATCTGTCCTAAAACCTCACACTTCTCCCATGTTCACTTTAGAATGGTTAAGAGTTTTCAAATCGCCTTAGGGAACAAGTAATAACATTAGCTGAAGAGATTTGAATTTCAAAACTACCTTTTTCTTACAATGAAGGATGAGCAGACTTAacataattttgatttcttttcaTGCTGTTGTTTTTCTCTCATTAAGATCTTCAAGTTGAGCATCACTTGATAGGTCGTACAATGTGAAATTTTTTAGTCGCTTCTTAGCAACCCACCACCATTTTGGTAGTTAGGAggtagttttaaaattcataaaaaattttatcaggTGGTGTTCTTACATATTTCTAAAAGAACTCTTACCTATTCAAAGGTTGAGGGGAGTCTGACTTTTGGaacaccattatttttttatagtttgaaggACTATTTAATCGGATATTCCTGTCACCCCAAAACCACATTTTTCTACCCTCTAAAATTCTAATAATTGGTCAATCTGATGAGCAACCACATGTTGTAATCATAATACCAAAAATGCCAGCAATAATAATACACAGCTAAAAATTATGTCATTAGTATTATTGATTATATGCAACCTATTTATTATAATCCTAATATGATTGTGGAAGACACAAAATTAATGACTGACATGAGACTGGAAACTTTTGAGATGAGCAAATAAtgtaacaccttcactgctggtctacACTGAATGAGACCGCCCATCCTCAATCCCCTCTCTCTGCCGTaaggcgtctgccgcagtcaaaGTTTGAGTGTAGAGAACCCCAGCTCATTCTTATTGCACTGTGTAAATTATCACACACAGATAAACTGATACCTGTGTGATCATTCATCAAGCTCACTGCATCCCTCTTGTGGAGTTCAATGAATAGCAACTGATTCTGCTGACACTGTACATCAAATATGATGTGGTTTTCTCTTCCTGTATATATTCGTGAAAAAAGGCATAATGTATTTAACTGTAAACAATATGTTGACTATAGTCAGTCAATATCTCCTATTATATCGATTTTTATCAAACTAGAATCCTGGGTATTATCAAAAAGCAAAgagaaatcaaataattaaaaagatttaacaaCAATTTGATATGTGTACTGAACTCTTCATTATTACCTATTTAACTTTGAATTCATTCCATACAGAATGATTGAAAAATTGGGCAAATTAAGAGTTGACATTATGTTTGGTTAGTTATAATTTTAGGGCATCAGTGAGCAAACCATCatctaacaaaacaaaaaatatttgttccttACATTTAATTTGGAAACACTGTTTGGAAACATTGTTTTCAGGCTTTGCTTTTGCCAATGTGGAGGCAGCAGCTGAATTTGAAGAGCAGCGAACACGTTTCTTTTCCGAGCATGAGCGTTATGACGACTACATGGAGATGCGAGAGGGACTGGACCTCACCAACATTGCTGGGTTTAAAGAGAACGTGATCGCACTGGCTGATCCTGATAAGATGCCCTGGTACGCGAGCAGGGTCGTGTTCTGGGTCTGCTCCTTTTGTCTACTCTCTTGGCCGCTGCGTCTCATACTTGAGTACAACACTGCCTACGTTCACTACCAGGTATTGTTGgttgataaaacattttcatgtttgtttacataactttaacaaacttgaaattttaacgtATCTGTTGATTATAAAATCTTACCTTCtatagtttgacattttaaaaatatcttagtctaaaagtgacttttaaatttaagagaattaattattcataaatgaTAAGATTTATATTGTATAAGTAAAAACCCTGTCTATCAAAACATtgttgaataaatattgtaacttgaCCATTTCTATATTATTCttcaaaaaacacacaaataacaTGCTGATCAAATGATCTGTGTTTATAGGTAACCAAACTGTTTGGGGTGAACTATGAAACAACTTCCAGTAATGTAGCAACACCAACAGCAGTGGTTTCCCTTCCTCAGCGTTCTTCCACCCACATCAGCCTGACAAGGTCACAGGGAGCCAGTACGGTGGACAGTGGTGAACTGGAGTGGTGCATCCGGGAAAACACCGCTTTAGTCCCCAGTTACTCCGAGGCCTTATTGCTCAACGAGCATACTCAAACACAACCTCTTCCTGTCACAACTTCCTCTTACAGCATCCGtgcaaacaacaacaataacatcACAAACAGTGACCAGCGCCGTGGCAGCAACCGCCGTTCCTGGGGTAGTATACTCAACTTCAACCGTAGCACTTCCCAAGACAATGTGTCACAATCTTCCATGCAGAACAGAGTAGTATTATATTATCCCAGTCCTCTAGCCGAGGGCTGCCCGGCAGATCCTTTCAGAGGACGTGAAGCCACGACTCCCACAGAGGAGGCACCACCGCCTTACGAAGAAGCCCTAAGATTCCCTGTCCTCAGTCGCTTACGAAGATCATTAACAGATAGGGGTGAGATTTGTCGAAGGTCCTTTTTTTCTCAGAGACGATCGTGTTACGGAGAACCTTCCCCCATCTCAGTGCACAATGAGATACGCATCACTCCGCCTCCAGCGAGTCGAGGACGTACACTCATAACTATGGAAACCAGCTTATAGCACAACTTTTCTTACAGTATTTTGCTGCTGTAGACGAATGAGCCTTCAATCGCAACAAGTGCTTCAATGCTGTATAGCACACTTCAGCTAGCTTGTAAGAATAAACAGTGTTTTAGTTATGTAGATATTTTCAACATCTCAAATCAACTCCATATAGGCCTTTAATAGAGTCAAGGTTTTCATTAATAAGctactttctttttatt
This Homalodisca vitripennis isolate AUS2020 chromosome 3, UT_GWSS_2.1, whole genome shotgun sequence DNA region includes the following protein-coding sequences:
- the LOC124357339 gene encoding transmembrane protein 151B-like; the protein is MSNTLDNDESEEQYPIEQTICGTLQRENNWKCFILTSLIFGCLGAVTWCRLTQVTKVVINLSLYPIKRDRQMSPCDEGYIYIPIAFMCMLYLLYLVECWHCTARVELGCLVDVTSVLDRVQQMRDALPILWWKAVCYHYVRRKRQVTRYRNGDAYTSTQVYYERVNSHAAGTSFVFAYCGVRDISRKLILNEANGQITKIRFSKGFAFANVEAAAEFEEQRTRFFSEHERYDDYMEMREGLDLTNIAGFKENVIALADPDKMPWYASRVVFWVCSFCLLSWPLRLILEYNTAYVHYQVTKLFGVNYETTSSNVATPTAVVSLPQRSSTHISLTRSQGASTVDSGELEWCIRENTALVPSYSEALLLNEHTQTQPLPVTTSSYSIRANNNNNITNSDQRRGSNRRSWGSILNFNRSTSQDNVSQSSMQNRVVLYYPSPLAEGCPADPFRGREATTPTEEAPPPYEEALRFPVLSRLRRSLTDRGEICRRSFFSQRRSCYGEPSPISVHNEIRITPPPASRGRTLITMETSL